DNA from Roseimicrobium sp. ORNL1:
GGGCGTGTGGATGCGGCCGGGGCAGAGGGCGTTGCAGCGGATGTTCTGCTTCATGTAGTCCTGCGCCACGTTGTAGGTCATGGCAAGGACGGCGCCCTTGCTCATGCTGTAGGCAAAACGATCGCCGATCCCCATGAGCGCGGCGATGGAGCAGAGATTCAGCACCACACCGCCACCATGCGTGAGCATGCGTTTCACGCCCGCTTTCAAACAATGCGCCACGCCTTTCACATTCACGTTGTAGATGCGATCAAGATCGGTCTCTGAAGTATTCAGTACATTGCCCACATGCGCGATGCCCGCGTTGTTCACGAGAATGTCGAGACGCTGCTGGCGTTTCCACGCGGCTTCAAACGCGGCTTCCACGGAACCCGCATCGGCCACATCGCAGGAGCTGGCGGCAGCGCTGCCTCCGGCACTCTTGATTTCCGCCACCACCTCAGCGGCCGTGGATTCATTCAGATCCAGCACCTCCACATGTGCACCTTGTTTTGCAAAGGCCACGGCAATCGCCTTGCCAATTCCGCTGCCTGCACCCGTGATGATTGCTGTTTTGCCGGAGAGAGAGAACATAAGAAGAGATGTGGAGGCGAGCATGACGGGGACTTTCAGTTCGTGCA
Protein-coding regions in this window:
- a CDS encoding SDR family oxidoreductase codes for the protein MLASTSLLMFSLSGKTAIITGAGSGIGKAIAVAFAKQGAHVEVLDLNESTAAEVVAEIKSAGGSAAASSCDVADAGSVEAAFEAAWKRQQRLDILVNNAGIAHVGNVLNTSETDLDRIYNVNVKGVAHCLKAGVKRMLTHGGGVVLNLCSIAALMGIGDRFAYSMSKGAVLAMTYNVAQDYMKQNIRCNALCPGRIHTPFVDGFIKKNYPDRVDEMFEKLSKTQPIGRMGTPEEVAAAAVFLCSDEASFITGVAYPVDGGTLYLR